ATCGCTCGATCTAGTACGGGGCGATTGCGCAGTAAATTGGGATCGTCGGCAGGGATAGTACTGTCAGGGTCGTCATCGGGAAAGCCTACGTAACCTCCAAGCGGAATTGCTCTAATAGCGTATTCTGTCTCTGAACCTTGATATTTTAAAAGAGTTGGACCAAACCCGATCGAGAAACGGTTTACTCTGATTTTTTGTAACCGCGCTGCTGCAAAATGACCAAACTCATGAACTACGATTAATAGGAGTACGACTGAAATCGCCGCTAGTACTGACATATTTTAAAAATATTACTTTTATTAGTGTTTTGTACGATTTACTATTTTAGAACATTCTTTTACCTATCTTGATACTGTAGGGGGTTGTAGCATGATTGATAATTTAATTTGGCAACAAAATAGCAGCGAGCCAAACAATAGAGATAACTTAGATGCGATCGCTCAGTGGTGGTCGAATTTAGCTGGAAAAGAGGTTGCTTGGCAACAGCGTTTAATTGCCGCCAGTGGAGACTTACAAGACATCAATTGGCAACCACAGAAGTTCGACGAAAAGTTGGTTTTGCAAACACCACAGCTTAGAGGTATTACGATCTATTGGTGCAACGATCAAACTACAGACGAGCGCAATATTACCCCCAGTAAACTGCAATTAAACTTAACTAAACAACAGCTATATGTTTTTCCTCAATCTCAATCTCAGGTAATAATTAGGATTAGTTTGCCTGAAAGTGTATATCAAAAGCTTAATTTGTTGAATCCGCAAATAGCAGCAACGCTCAAAGACAACGGCGCAATGATTCTACTACGGGATGAGGCGCAAAAATTAGAAATAAGAGTAACCTTGAATAGTGCAAGATTGAAGCAGTTGCTCGATCGCCTTAGCAACACAGACAACTAAATGAATTGTTAATTGATGACAACTAATGTAATGAACGATTTTTGGGATCGAGTCCTTGACTTTTGTGTGCAAACTACCGCCACAATTAGCGATCGCCTGATGCAGGACTTTGGTAAAATCCAGGCAAACGCGAAAGAAGACGGCAGCTTAGTTACCCAAGCCGATCGATGGTCAGATCGGCAAATTAGAGAGGCGATCGCGCTTACTTTCCCCCACCATGGCGTGTTAACGGAAGAAACAGTTCATATCTTTCCTGACAATGATTGGTGCTGGATTATCGATCCCATAGATGGTACAACTAACTTTGCCCGTGGTGTTCCTCTATGGGCAATATCTTTGGGACTGCTTTACAAGGGAATACCTGTATTTGGCTTTGTTTATGTCCCGCCCATAAAACAGACATTTCACGGCTACTGGTATGGCGAATCAGGACTGTCTGGCTACAAAGGTGCATATCTCAACGGTCAAGCAATACATACTAGTCGAGAATATCCTAACGGTACTCAATTGTTTAATCTTTGCGCTCGTAGTAAAGCTATCTTGAAACAGCCCTTTCCCTGTAAGGTAAGAATGCTCGGAGTGGCTAGCTACAACTTACTTTTAGTCGCAGCAGGGGTAGCTATTGGCGGTGTAGAAGCTACCCCGAAGATTTGGGATATAGCTGCCGTATGGGTCATTATTAAGGCTGCTGGGGGTGATTTTGTATTTATAGATGACAAATCTAGATTTCCGCTAGAGCCTGGACAAGATTACAGCCAAGTTTCTCTTCCTAGTTTGGGCATCTGTCGGAGTGAATTAATACCGAAATTTAAACCATTAGTAGAGTGCGTTTTACCTGCTTCAAAATAGCGTTTAATTTTTATTAGTTTGTCAGAGAACATTGCATTTCCTGATGGGTGTAGATCAATTGAACTTAGCAATGAATTTTATCGTCTAGCTTGCTGCTTATTTGTCAGTCATTTCTGAATTAAACTCGTTGAAAGAACGGCGTTTTAAAAGTTGAGATTCAGAACGTGGCAGCAGATCGAAAACTTCTCGCAGCGCGTCATCAATCTCTTCATAGGGGACTTGTCCTTTACCGTCATAAACTACTTTTCCTTGTTGATCGAGGATTACTGTTTCGGGTACAACACCGCCGTAATAATAAGCTGGTTCTTGGGGAGAATATTGTTCTTTATTTACAAAAGAATCAACGCTAACAGGAATAATACTGGCTGCTCGATCATAAAATTGTTGAAGACGGGTGACTATAATCGAAAACTGTTTACAATCACTGCTGTCATCAACATAAAATACTAAAATAGCTGGTTTTTTTCGCTTTAAAGAGGTGGCCAGATCCATGCGAGGAGGAATTAAAGAACCATTACCTCCATACAAGATAAAAATATTACCATCATAGCGATCGTTGTTGATAGCTGCTAATGCTGGAGTCCAGCCAGCCAAGATACTAATTATTAAGATTAACCAACAAACAGCCAACCTAGCCAAAGACAGACGTAATTGTCGTAATTGTGGTTTCTCTGGACACACCAGAGCGAAAAGATTTTTATATTCTAAAAGTAAAGATTTTAGCAACCTGATTAAAATCATTCTTGAGATAAATTTATTTGATTATTAAAAAAAACTTGACTACTAATTTGCCGAATCCAAGTTCGTGCAAAAGTAAAATTTTAGATCATTTCAAGTTTATCTTTCTTTGGTCAACCAATTTTAGAGAATTAGATTATTGGGCAGTACTGATGTACAAAAGTCGATTTTAGCGATCGCTTAGCTATGAATAAAAATTATCACCCACAAAAGCAAATTGCGGTCGAACTGATCGCCTACGGTAGTCGAGAATATCAGCAAGCTTGTCAACTGCGGTACGAACTATTTTTTGCCGAACATGGTTTGCCTTGGGATGTTGTTCTAGATGAACACCATGCCGAGTATTTTCATGCAGCTATCTTGATTCAAGACTACGTAGTTGCTTACGGTCAACTAGTACCTCATAGCAGTCAAATCTACCAAATCTGCCAGATGGTAGTTAAACCGAATTATCAAGGTCAAAATTTAGGCAGACAAATACTTTTTACTCTGATTAAAATAGCTAAACAAGAAAAAGCGATCGCTATAACCCTTAATGCCCGACTCACCGCCGTTGGATTCTATCAAAATTTAGGCTTTCAAACCTGTGGCGCACAATTTCCCTCGACCACTACAGGAGTTATTCATATTCAGATGAACAAAAAATTGTAATTAACGCTAATTTCTGAGTCAATTTAGCCCGTTTGAGGCACTCGTTCTATTTGTGCGTAACCACTAAATAACAACATTTCTCCTTGTGTTTGCAAGCGATTGAGACGTAACTTTACCCCATCGAGATTAAATCGGTCTAAATCAACCATTTCGTTGAGAATTTCTCCTAGAGCGAGAGTCAAATCCTGGGAAATATTTTGTAACTCAGGGCAAATATCATCCGGCTCAAACTGAACCTCTTCAAACTTTACTCTTTTTCGCTTGCCAATACTCAAAATACAGCTCAAGCTGACAGGAACAACAGTCTCTTTCCAACTGGCTTTGGCTAGCAATTTCACTTTATTTTCGGGCAAGAGTTGCACTTCAACATCTGTAAAAGAAACAGGTTCACCACCAGATATCTCAGTTAAGCCATCAGGAGTTAGATCTTCCAAACGTTTTCTAACTAAATCCGCTTCAAAAGATTTGTTGATATCAGCTTGAGATAATTTTACTTGAGCGATCGCCTGAGTTGGCTGCTTGAGAGCTATTTTGCCTTGAACTGCTGAACCAAAATCTATTGCCACCGAGTCAGTTTCAAAAGACATTTCTTCAGTGCGAAACTGCTTACGAATTACTAGACCGCGACCACTCATTTTAAAGCTGTCGATTGTTCCCTGGAGTAGCTTGCTAGACGGGTTACATTTAACCGATACTTCTACTGACTCACTACGAGTAAATAAGTGCCGGATTGTATTGCTTGCGACAGTATTGATGAGATTTTCGCCCCAATCTCCGCCTTGTTTATTACCAAATCCAACAAATCCACCAAACATAAAGCTATAGGTTGAGTTACTCTTACCTTGTAACAAATTATTAAGAAGACAGCAATTAAGATTGTAGCTCATTAATGGCTAAAACCCAGTCTGCTATGAGAGTATTTACTTCTTCTGGAGATTCATCATGGGGACAATGACCAGCTTCGAGATAATATTCTTTTAATTGAGGATAGTACTGGCGAAATTTTGTCCCTTT
Above is a genomic segment from Coleofasciculaceae cyanobacterium containing:
- a CDS encoding GNAT family N-acetyltransferase — its product is MNKNYHPQKQIAVELIAYGSREYQQACQLRYELFFAEHGLPWDVVLDEHHAEYFHAAILIQDYVVAYGQLVPHSSQIYQICQMVVKPNYQGQNLGRQILFTLIKIAKQEKAIAITLNARLTAVGFYQNLGFQTCGAQFPSTTTGVIHIQMNKKL
- a CDS encoding inositol monophosphatase family protein → MNDFWDRVLDFCVQTTATISDRLMQDFGKIQANAKEDGSLVTQADRWSDRQIREAIALTFPHHGVLTEETVHIFPDNDWCWIIDPIDGTTNFARGVPLWAISLGLLYKGIPVFGFVYVPPIKQTFHGYWYGESGLSGYKGAYLNGQAIHTSREYPNGTQLFNLCARSKAILKQPFPCKVRMLGVASYNLLLVAAGVAIGGVEATPKIWDIAAVWVIIKAAGGDFVFIDDKSRFPLEPGQDYSQVSLPSLGICRSELIPKFKPLVECVLPASK
- a CDS encoding DUF2993 domain-containing protein; this translates as MFGGFVGFGNKQGGDWGENLINTVASNTIRHLFTRSESVEVSVKCNPSSKLLQGTIDSFKMSGRGLVIRKQFRTEEMSFETDSVAIDFGSAVQGKIALKQPTQAIAQVKLSQADINKSFEADLVRKRLEDLTPDGLTEISGGEPVSFTDVEVQLLPENKVKLLAKASWKETVVPVSLSCILSIGKRKRVKFEEVQFEPDDICPELQNISQDLTLALGEILNEMVDLDRFNLDGVKLRLNRLQTQGEMLLFSGYAQIERVPQTG
- a CDS encoding thylakoid membrane photosystem I accumulation factor, which codes for MILIRLLKSLLLEYKNLFALVCPEKPQLRQLRLSLARLAVCWLILIISILAGWTPALAAINNDRYDGNIFILYGGNGSLIPPRMDLATSLKRKKPAILVFYVDDSSDCKQFSIIVTRLQQFYDRAASIIPVSVDSFVNKEQYSPQEPAYYYGGVVPETVILDQQGKVVYDGKGQVPYEEIDDALREVFDLLPRSESQLLKRRSFNEFNSEMTDK